One Bos indicus x Bos taurus breed Angus x Brahman F1 hybrid chromosome 6, Bos_hybrid_MaternalHap_v2.0, whole genome shotgun sequence genomic window carries:
- the KIAA1211 gene encoding uncharacterized protein KIAA1211 homolog isoform X2, whose protein sequence is MGEQKVSRQFKQCHRTTSWAKSKLFSRLSSMFLRQLGKNIKFGQPPPNAIPMKKADSGEARFEEDPFLTSPVEVVTQQDLILSDTENKSSETPSSPSPLNLPGARSEMEEKVAPVKPSRPKRHLSSAGTIESVNLDAIPLAIARLDNSAAKHKLSIKPKNQRVSRKHRRLVGDRQNEHGGLLHQLSLDQNGHPGEDKPIWHEREPEPLDSEEEKRRQEEYWRELEAKCKRQKAEAAERRRLEEQRLQALERRLWEENRRQEFLEEEEEEEEEREIQLEAKKRQREEETQSLEEPGSQGPEQREEEEGGLPEAKEPVCPEEEVQHLGRCLVQEEMEARSQQEAEKLWQEEERELEELRGLEELEEQRRWAAESQRLEEEERQRLEEEERQRELEEEKRMEELRRQEELRRQEELRRLEELRRQEELRRQEELRRQEELEAQRWREEEEVRKREELKKREDLEAKRRQEVEKKLQEAPRVEEENQPQLDHKSGLRSPFQSDFAEKAEEQDHLKLEKLRENSEKPSIWVKQSQEATETSGEQPRKQEDVPGDRGCGRQEMREETNMQPPQKQEAQVEEMLVPGEKKEAATPETDRKLEELRWQEVDERQTMPRPYTFQVSSGGKQILFPKVNLSPVKPMKDEGLTSAPQEPKAPKASPASHALPSTLSIPHTAILVTGAQLCGPAVNLSQIKDTACKSLLGLSEEKKLVDVPALENPPRALGEPRAGSAKTRPPPESPSSAAALAEWASIRSRILKSSESDQRGEREQSRAGDEHTPRGRCDSRGNLRRTPPVNAKFSIKPAWQKFSDGGGEGESIRKRSGLGPSEEAVPQPPAIDTKEALKDAEKPRAHQEPTDTTEGCKFAKDLPSFLVPGLPYPPQKAVAQVEPVTTSDGQTTDGAGKSEPTMPGGEDKASLFGIKLRRTNYSLRFHCDQQTEQKKKKRHSSTGDSIDGAPSAPGSTHGEPETEAAALKPGPLLPPERKPAPAPWKDSSESPPSLSPPVAQPGPPLAGSQPPAPEQDKAANRLPLSQKPALAPKPAGQTPPPSPLSKVSRPYLVELLTRRVGKPEMEPSEPCKEGRDSGWPPSPPPPEERKEQKRDKEEEVETERKPASPVPSTGQEKPVPTPEAGRKEKPMLQSRHSLDGSKLVEKVETAQPLWITLALQKQKGFREQQATREERKQAREAKQAEKLAREQVSVTPQPGSSSVSRASSLHKPTTQPEEKKPETPVSRLERREQLKKANTLPTSVTVEISDSAPPAPLVKEVTKRFSNPDAAPVSTEPAWLALAKRKAKAWSDCPQIIK, encoded by the exons TCGACTAAGCAGTATGTTCCTG CGACAGTTGGGCAAGAACATCAAGTTTGGGCAGCCACCACCCAACGCCATTCCCATGAAGAAGGCAGACAGTGGCGAGGCTCGCTTCGAAGAGGACCCATTCCTcaccagtcctgtggaagttgtGACTCAGCAAGACCTCATCCTCTCAGACACTGAGAACAAA TCCAGTGAGACGCCAAGTTCTCCAAGTCCTCTGAATCTGCCGGGAGCCAGAAGTGAGATGGAAGAGAAG GTTGCTCCAGTTAAACCATCCCGGCCCAAGAGGCACCTTTCTTCTGCTGGCACCATCGAAAGTGTCAACCTGGATGCCATCCCCCTGGCCATTGCTCGACTGGATAATAGTGCCGCCAAGCACAAACTGTCCATTAAGCCAAAAAACCAGAGGGTGTCAAGGAAGCACAGGCGACTTGTCGGG GATCGACAGAACGAGCATGGTGGCCTCCTGCATCAGCTGTCCCTGGACCAGAATGgacaccctggagaagacaaGCCAATCTGGCATGAAAGAGAGCCAGAGCCGCTGGACTCGGAGGAAGAGAAGCGACGCCAGGAAGAATACTGGCGAGAACTTGAGGCCAAGTGCAAACGGCAAAAGGCCGAAGCTGCGGAGAGGCGACGCCTGGAAGAGCAGAGGCTCCAGGCTCTGGAGCGGAGGCTTTGGGAGGAGAATAGAAGGCAAGAATTcttggaagaagaggaggaggaggaagaggaaagagaaatacagCTAGAGGCAAAGAAGAGGCAACGTGAAGAAGAAACGCAGAGCCTGGAAGAGCCGGGCTCCCAGGGCccagagcagagggaggaagaggagggaggactCCCGGAGGCCAAGGAGCCCGTGTGCCCAGAGGAAGAGGTGCAGCACCTGGGAAGATGCTTGGtgcaggaggagatggaggctCGGAGCCAGCAGGAGGCCGAGAAGCTGtggcaggaggaggaaagagagttGGAGGAACTCCGAGGactggaggagctggaggagcagAGGCGGTGGGCAGCTGAGAGTCAGCGgctggaagaggaggagaggcagcggctggaagaggaggagaggcagcgggagctggaggaggaaaaaCGGATGGAGGAgctcaggaggcaggaggagctcaggaggcaggaggagctcaggaggctggaggagctcaggaggcaggaggagctcaggaggcaggaggagctCAGGAGGCAGGAGGAACTGGAGGCCCAGAGAtggcgggaggaggaggaggtgaggaagaggGAAGAACTGAAGAAGCGAGAAGACTTGGAGGCCAAGAGGAGGCAGGAAGTGGAGAAGAAGCTTCAGGAAGCACCGAGAGTGGAAGAGGAGAATCAGCCGCAGCTGGACCACAAAAGTGGCTTGAGGAGCCCATTTCAGAGTGACTTCGCGGAGAAAGCAGAAGAGCAAGATCACCTGAAACTCGAAAAGCTGAGAGAAAACTCTGAGAAACCGAGTATTTGGGTAAAGCAGAGCCAAGAGGCCACTGAGACATCGGGGGAGCAGCCCAGAAAGCAGGAGGATGTTCCTGGGGATCGTGGTTGTGGACGGCAGGAAATGAGGGAAGAAACCAACATGCAGCCTCCCCAGAAGCAAGAGGCCCAGGTGGAAGAAATGCTGGTGCcaggagagaagaaggaagcTGCTACTCCAGAAACAGACAGAAAGCTGGAGGAACTCAGATGGCAGGAGGTGGATGAGAGGCAGACCATGCCCAGACCCTACACTTTCCAGGTGTCATCGGGAGGGAAACAAATTCTCTTCCCCAAAGTCAATCTGAGCCCAGTGAAGCCCATGAAAGATGAGGGGCTCACCTCAGCTCCCCAAGAGCCCAAGGCCCCCAAAGCCAGCCCAGCCTCCCACGCCCTGCCTTCAACCCTGAGCATCCCCCACACGGCCATTCTGGTCACCGGAGCCCAGCTCTGCGGCCCGGCCGTCAACCTGAGCCAGATCAAGGACACTGCGTGCAAATCTCTCCTGGGCTTGTCGGAAGAAAAGAAGCTGGTGGATGTCCCGGCCCTGGAAAACCCACCCCGAGCCCTGGGGGAACCCCGGGCAGGCAGTGCGAAGACCAGGCCCCCACCAGAGTCTCCAAGCAGCGCAGCTGCGCTCGCTGAATGGGCCTCCATTCGATCCCGTATCCTGAAGAGCTCAGAGAGTGACCAGCGTGGCGAGAGAGAGCAGTCTCGGGCCGGGGATGAGCACACGCCCAGGGGCCGGTGTGATTCCCGCGGAAACCTCCGGAGGACCCCGCCCGTAAATGCCAAATTCTCCATTAAACCTGCCTGGCAGAAGTTCTCCgatgggggcggggaaggggagAGCATCAGGAAAAGATCCGGGCTGGGACCCAGCGAAGAGGCCGTGCCCCAGCCCCCTGCTATTGATACTAAAGAGGCCCtgaaagatgcagagaaacccaGGGCTCACCAGGAGCCAACAGACACCACAGAGGGGTGCAAATTTGCCAAAGACCTTCCATCTTTCCTCGTTCCAGGCCTGCCTTACCCACCACAGAAAGCAGTGGCCCAGGTGGAGCCTGTGACCACTTCAGACGGCCAGACCACAGATGGAGCAGGAAAGTCAGAGCCCACGATGCCAGGTGGAGAGGATAAAGCTTCCCTTTTTGGAATAAAATTGAGAAGGACCAACTACTCCCTGCGCTTCCACTGCGACCAACAAACagaacagaagaagaagaaaaggcacaGCAGCACAGGGGACAGTATCGATGGGGCGCCGTCAGCCCCAGGGAGCACACATGGAGAGCCAGAGACGGAGGCTGCAGCCCTCAAGCCTGGCCCCTTGCTCCCCCCAGAGAGGAAGCCAGCCCCGGCCCCCTGGAAGGACTCCTCTGAAAGCCCTCCCAGCCTCTCTCCTCCTGTGGCCCAGCCCGGGCCCCCACTGGCAGGTAGCCAGCCCCCGGCTCCGGAGCAGGACAAGGCGGCAAACAGGTTGCCCCTGTCCCAGAAGCCAGCCCTGGCGCCCAAGCCTGCGGGCCAGACCCCACCACCCTCCCCGCTCTCCAAGGTGAGCAGGCCCTACTTGGTGGAGTTGCTGACTCGCCGGGTGGGGAAGCCCGAGATGGAGCCCAGCGAGCCGTGCAAGGAGGGCCGGGACAGCGGCTGGCCGCCCTCACCCCCGCCACCTgaggagagaaaggagcagaAGCGGGATAAGGAGGAAGAGGTGGAAACCGAGAGGAAACCGGCTTCCCCGGTGCCATCCACTGGGCAAGAGAAGCCTGTCCCAACGCCGGAGGCGGGGAGGAAAG aaAAGCCAATGCTTCAGAGCAGACACTCCTTAGATGGCTCCAAACTTGTGGAGAAGGTTGAGACCGCGCAGCCACTGTGGATAACGCTGGCGCTGCAGAAACAGAAGGGGTTTCGGGAGCAGCAGGCAACTCGGGAAGAGAGGAAGCAGGCCAGGGAGGCCAAACAGGCAGAGAAGCTCGCCAGAGAACAA GTCAGTGTCACCCCACAGCCTGGAAGCAGCAGCGTCAGCAGAGCTAGTTCCCTGCACAAGCCCACCACTCAGCCAGAAGAGAAGAAGCCAGAGACACCAGTGTCCAGGCTTGAGCGCAGAGAACAACTCAAAAAGGCCAACACTCTTCCTACATCAGTGACAG TGGAGATCTCTGATTCAGCTCCCCCAGCGCCACTGGTGAAAGAAGTCACAAAGAGGTTCTCCAACCCAGATGCTGCCCCCGTGTCAACAGAGCCAGCCTGGCTGGCTTTGGCCAAAAGGAAAGCCAAGGCCTGGAGCGACTGTCCGCAGATTATTAAGTAA
- the KIAA1211 gene encoding uncharacterized protein KIAA1211 homolog isoform X1 produces the protein MGTRAFSHDSIFIPDGGAESEQTVQAMSQDNILGKVKTLQRQLGKNIKFGQPPPNAIPMKKADSGEARFEEDPFLTSPVEVVTQQDLILSDTENKSSETPSSPSPLNLPGARSEMEEKVAPVKPSRPKRHLSSAGTIESVNLDAIPLAIARLDNSAAKHKLSIKPKNQRVSRKHRRLVGDRQNEHGGLLHQLSLDQNGHPGEDKPIWHEREPEPLDSEEEKRRQEEYWRELEAKCKRQKAEAAERRRLEEQRLQALERRLWEENRRQEFLEEEEEEEEEREIQLEAKKRQREEETQSLEEPGSQGPEQREEEEGGLPEAKEPVCPEEEVQHLGRCLVQEEMEARSQQEAEKLWQEEERELEELRGLEELEEQRRWAAESQRLEEEERQRLEEEERQRELEEEKRMEELRRQEELRRQEELRRLEELRRQEELRRQEELRRQEELEAQRWREEEEVRKREELKKREDLEAKRRQEVEKKLQEAPRVEEENQPQLDHKSGLRSPFQSDFAEKAEEQDHLKLEKLRENSEKPSIWVKQSQEATETSGEQPRKQEDVPGDRGCGRQEMREETNMQPPQKQEAQVEEMLVPGEKKEAATPETDRKLEELRWQEVDERQTMPRPYTFQVSSGGKQILFPKVNLSPVKPMKDEGLTSAPQEPKAPKASPASHALPSTLSIPHTAILVTGAQLCGPAVNLSQIKDTACKSLLGLSEEKKLVDVPALENPPRALGEPRAGSAKTRPPPESPSSAAALAEWASIRSRILKSSESDQRGEREQSRAGDEHTPRGRCDSRGNLRRTPPVNAKFSIKPAWQKFSDGGGEGESIRKRSGLGPSEEAVPQPPAIDTKEALKDAEKPRAHQEPTDTTEGCKFAKDLPSFLVPGLPYPPQKAVAQVEPVTTSDGQTTDGAGKSEPTMPGGEDKASLFGIKLRRTNYSLRFHCDQQTEQKKKKRHSSTGDSIDGAPSAPGSTHGEPETEAAALKPGPLLPPERKPAPAPWKDSSESPPSLSPPVAQPGPPLAGSQPPAPEQDKAANRLPLSQKPALAPKPAGQTPPPSPLSKVSRPYLVELLTRRVGKPEMEPSEPCKEGRDSGWPPSPPPPEERKEQKRDKEEEVETERKPASPVPSTGQEKPVPTPEAGRKEKPMLQSRHSLDGSKLVEKVETAQPLWITLALQKQKGFREQQATREERKQAREAKQAEKLAREQVSVTPQPGSSSVSRASSLHKPTTQPEEKKPETPVSRLERREQLKKANTLPTSVTVEISDSAPPAPLVKEVTKRFSNPDAAPVSTEPAWLALAKRKAKAWSDCPQIIK, from the exons CGACAGTTGGGCAAGAACATCAAGTTTGGGCAGCCACCACCCAACGCCATTCCCATGAAGAAGGCAGACAGTGGCGAGGCTCGCTTCGAAGAGGACCCATTCCTcaccagtcctgtggaagttgtGACTCAGCAAGACCTCATCCTCTCAGACACTGAGAACAAA TCCAGTGAGACGCCAAGTTCTCCAAGTCCTCTGAATCTGCCGGGAGCCAGAAGTGAGATGGAAGAGAAG GTTGCTCCAGTTAAACCATCCCGGCCCAAGAGGCACCTTTCTTCTGCTGGCACCATCGAAAGTGTCAACCTGGATGCCATCCCCCTGGCCATTGCTCGACTGGATAATAGTGCCGCCAAGCACAAACTGTCCATTAAGCCAAAAAACCAGAGGGTGTCAAGGAAGCACAGGCGACTTGTCGGG GATCGACAGAACGAGCATGGTGGCCTCCTGCATCAGCTGTCCCTGGACCAGAATGgacaccctggagaagacaaGCCAATCTGGCATGAAAGAGAGCCAGAGCCGCTGGACTCGGAGGAAGAGAAGCGACGCCAGGAAGAATACTGGCGAGAACTTGAGGCCAAGTGCAAACGGCAAAAGGCCGAAGCTGCGGAGAGGCGACGCCTGGAAGAGCAGAGGCTCCAGGCTCTGGAGCGGAGGCTTTGGGAGGAGAATAGAAGGCAAGAATTcttggaagaagaggaggaggaggaagaggaaagagaaatacagCTAGAGGCAAAGAAGAGGCAACGTGAAGAAGAAACGCAGAGCCTGGAAGAGCCGGGCTCCCAGGGCccagagcagagggaggaagaggagggaggactCCCGGAGGCCAAGGAGCCCGTGTGCCCAGAGGAAGAGGTGCAGCACCTGGGAAGATGCTTGGtgcaggaggagatggaggctCGGAGCCAGCAGGAGGCCGAGAAGCTGtggcaggaggaggaaagagagttGGAGGAACTCCGAGGactggaggagctggaggagcagAGGCGGTGGGCAGCTGAGAGTCAGCGgctggaagaggaggagaggcagcggctggaagaggaggagaggcagcgggagctggaggaggaaaaaCGGATGGAGGAgctcaggaggcaggaggagctcaggaggcaggaggagctcaggaggctggaggagctcaggaggcaggaggagctcaggaggcaggaggagctCAGGAGGCAGGAGGAACTGGAGGCCCAGAGAtggcgggaggaggaggaggtgaggaagaggGAAGAACTGAAGAAGCGAGAAGACTTGGAGGCCAAGAGGAGGCAGGAAGTGGAGAAGAAGCTTCAGGAAGCACCGAGAGTGGAAGAGGAGAATCAGCCGCAGCTGGACCACAAAAGTGGCTTGAGGAGCCCATTTCAGAGTGACTTCGCGGAGAAAGCAGAAGAGCAAGATCACCTGAAACTCGAAAAGCTGAGAGAAAACTCTGAGAAACCGAGTATTTGGGTAAAGCAGAGCCAAGAGGCCACTGAGACATCGGGGGAGCAGCCCAGAAAGCAGGAGGATGTTCCTGGGGATCGTGGTTGTGGACGGCAGGAAATGAGGGAAGAAACCAACATGCAGCCTCCCCAGAAGCAAGAGGCCCAGGTGGAAGAAATGCTGGTGCcaggagagaagaaggaagcTGCTACTCCAGAAACAGACAGAAAGCTGGAGGAACTCAGATGGCAGGAGGTGGATGAGAGGCAGACCATGCCCAGACCCTACACTTTCCAGGTGTCATCGGGAGGGAAACAAATTCTCTTCCCCAAAGTCAATCTGAGCCCAGTGAAGCCCATGAAAGATGAGGGGCTCACCTCAGCTCCCCAAGAGCCCAAGGCCCCCAAAGCCAGCCCAGCCTCCCACGCCCTGCCTTCAACCCTGAGCATCCCCCACACGGCCATTCTGGTCACCGGAGCCCAGCTCTGCGGCCCGGCCGTCAACCTGAGCCAGATCAAGGACACTGCGTGCAAATCTCTCCTGGGCTTGTCGGAAGAAAAGAAGCTGGTGGATGTCCCGGCCCTGGAAAACCCACCCCGAGCCCTGGGGGAACCCCGGGCAGGCAGTGCGAAGACCAGGCCCCCACCAGAGTCTCCAAGCAGCGCAGCTGCGCTCGCTGAATGGGCCTCCATTCGATCCCGTATCCTGAAGAGCTCAGAGAGTGACCAGCGTGGCGAGAGAGAGCAGTCTCGGGCCGGGGATGAGCACACGCCCAGGGGCCGGTGTGATTCCCGCGGAAACCTCCGGAGGACCCCGCCCGTAAATGCCAAATTCTCCATTAAACCTGCCTGGCAGAAGTTCTCCgatgggggcggggaaggggagAGCATCAGGAAAAGATCCGGGCTGGGACCCAGCGAAGAGGCCGTGCCCCAGCCCCCTGCTATTGATACTAAAGAGGCCCtgaaagatgcagagaaacccaGGGCTCACCAGGAGCCAACAGACACCACAGAGGGGTGCAAATTTGCCAAAGACCTTCCATCTTTCCTCGTTCCAGGCCTGCCTTACCCACCACAGAAAGCAGTGGCCCAGGTGGAGCCTGTGACCACTTCAGACGGCCAGACCACAGATGGAGCAGGAAAGTCAGAGCCCACGATGCCAGGTGGAGAGGATAAAGCTTCCCTTTTTGGAATAAAATTGAGAAGGACCAACTACTCCCTGCGCTTCCACTGCGACCAACAAACagaacagaagaagaagaaaaggcacaGCAGCACAGGGGACAGTATCGATGGGGCGCCGTCAGCCCCAGGGAGCACACATGGAGAGCCAGAGACGGAGGCTGCAGCCCTCAAGCCTGGCCCCTTGCTCCCCCCAGAGAGGAAGCCAGCCCCGGCCCCCTGGAAGGACTCCTCTGAAAGCCCTCCCAGCCTCTCTCCTCCTGTGGCCCAGCCCGGGCCCCCACTGGCAGGTAGCCAGCCCCCGGCTCCGGAGCAGGACAAGGCGGCAAACAGGTTGCCCCTGTCCCAGAAGCCAGCCCTGGCGCCCAAGCCTGCGGGCCAGACCCCACCACCCTCCCCGCTCTCCAAGGTGAGCAGGCCCTACTTGGTGGAGTTGCTGACTCGCCGGGTGGGGAAGCCCGAGATGGAGCCCAGCGAGCCGTGCAAGGAGGGCCGGGACAGCGGCTGGCCGCCCTCACCCCCGCCACCTgaggagagaaaggagcagaAGCGGGATAAGGAGGAAGAGGTGGAAACCGAGAGGAAACCGGCTTCCCCGGTGCCATCCACTGGGCAAGAGAAGCCTGTCCCAACGCCGGAGGCGGGGAGGAAAG aaAAGCCAATGCTTCAGAGCAGACACTCCTTAGATGGCTCCAAACTTGTGGAGAAGGTTGAGACCGCGCAGCCACTGTGGATAACGCTGGCGCTGCAGAAACAGAAGGGGTTTCGGGAGCAGCAGGCAACTCGGGAAGAGAGGAAGCAGGCCAGGGAGGCCAAACAGGCAGAGAAGCTCGCCAGAGAACAA GTCAGTGTCACCCCACAGCCTGGAAGCAGCAGCGTCAGCAGAGCTAGTTCCCTGCACAAGCCCACCACTCAGCCAGAAGAGAAGAAGCCAGAGACACCAGTGTCCAGGCTTGAGCGCAGAGAACAACTCAAAAAGGCCAACACTCTTCCTACATCAGTGACAG TGGAGATCTCTGATTCAGCTCCCCCAGCGCCACTGGTGAAAGAAGTCACAAAGAGGTTCTCCAACCCAGATGCTGCCCCCGTGTCAACAGAGCCAGCCTGGCTGGCTTTGGCCAAAAGGAAAGCCAAGGCCTGGAGCGACTGTCCGCAGATTATTAAGTAA